The genomic region CTCAATATGCAACGATCTTAAAGCAGTGAGAAGCTCAAGTTGTTGAGGAAGTTGTGTTAAACTATTAGTTCCTGTTTCATGCAACTCAAGAACTTCAAGCAAATTGAAGGGTATGAATCGACTCCAATCATAACCCAACATTGGCCCTTTAATTACCAATGTTTTCAAGTTATGAATACCACCAAGCCCCTCTGGTAAATTAGGGAAGTTTTTTATTCCTAATGAAGACAAGTTTTGCATATTTTGCAAATTTGGAggataaatatcataaaaaaagtCGCCTATCCACAAATCTTCGAGTGAGCTATAGAATTCTAACCAATTTGGTAGCTTTATCAAACTTGTACAATTATGAATGTGTAGAGATCGGAGCTTTGGAGGACTTTGAAAGCTTGAAAAGAACTTGGCATTAATAGTGTCAACTTCCAACCTTTGACCATAAGTTGCAAAAATGTCTGGAATATTCGTTAGTTTTAGACAAAAACGAATCGCCAAACTTTCGAGATGAGGAAAAGTTATACAACTCGAAATAGTAGCAACTTCTTCCCACTCCTCTAAACTCTCCATGtgcaaaatttcaaatgtCTTCAATTTAGGAAATAAAGTTCTCCTTTCGCGATAATTCTCATAAAATTCGTCTCCAATACTTTTTATACCATTTAGCTCACGAATTTCAAGAACCTCAAGTTTAGGCAA from Cucurbita pepo subsp. pepo cultivar mu-cu-16 unplaced genomic scaffold, ASM280686v2 Cp4.1_scaffold000242, whole genome shotgun sequence harbors:
- the LOC111784608 gene encoding putative disease resistance protein RGA3; protein product: MTQLQTLSGFLVGCDDGCKIEELGHLKDLKGKFSLLHLEQIKSKTEAMAANLVDKEKISDLYFEWSFEREDCGENDLNVLEGLQPHKSLQALRIHNFGGELLPNGIFVENLVELTLYGCKRCETLPMIGQLPKLEVLEIRELNGIKSIGDEFYENYRERRTLFPKLKTFEILHMESLEEWEEVATISSCITFPHLESLAIRFCLKLTNIPDIFATYGQRLEVDTINAKFFSSFQSPPKLRSLHIHNCTSLIKLPNWLEFYSSLEDLWIGDFFYDIYPPNLQNMQNLSSLGIKNFPNLPEGLGGIHNLKTLVIKGPMLGYDWSRFIPFNLLEVLELHETGTNSLTQLPQQLELLTALRSLHIENFNDIESLPEWLGNITSLETLELCRCRNLKNLPSRKAMSNLTKLNRLRAYECSWLEVGEGTHVL